ACTCAGGCGCTGCGGTCCCTGGATGCGGTGGCGGTGCGGTGTGCCGGACGGGAGCTGTCGTACCGGGAGTTGGACGAGCAGGCGAATCAACTCGCCCACCGGCTCACCGGGTTGGACGTGGGACCCGAGACGCCGGTCGCGGTGCTGATGGAACGTTCCGTGGATCTGGTCGTCGCGCTCCTCGCGGTGCTCAAGGCGGGAGGCTTCTATCTGCCGTTGCACAGTGGGTATCCGCTGGAGCGGATGCAGTGGATCGTCGACGAGACCTCCGCGCCCGTACTGCTCACCGACCGCGCCATGCGCGACCGCGGCGTACCCAACACTGGCGCCCTGGTCGTGGTGGACGAGGACGAACACCTCGCCGGGCTGCCGGTCGGTGACCTGGGTATCGAGAGCCGGCCCGAGCAGCTCGCCTACGTGATGTACACGTCGGGTTCGACCGGGCGTCCCAAGGGGGTGGCGGTCACCCACCGCGACGTCCTCGACCTCGTCGTCGACGGCATGTTCGGCGCGGGTGCACACGAACGAGTACTGATGGTGGCCCCGTACGCCTTCGACCCTTCGACCTACGAACTGTGGGTGCCGCTGCTGCACGGCGGCCGGACGGTCATCACGCCGGAGGGTGATCTGAGTGTCGCGACGCTCGCTCGTCTGATCGCCGAGGAGGAGATCACCGGGCTTCAAGTGACGGCGGGTCTGTTCCGGGTGATGGCCGAGGAGGACCCCGGCTGCTTCGCGGGCGTGCGGGAAGTGATCACCGGCGGTGATGTGATCTCCCCGACCGCCGTCCAGCGGGTGCTGGAACACTGCCCCGGCACGGTCGTGCGGTCGACGTACGGTCCGACCGAGACCACGCTGTTCGCCACTCAGGCGCCCTGGGTCGTGGCTGACGAGGTGCCGGCTCCGATACCCGTCGGGCGTCCGCTGGACGGCATGCGCGCCCACGTCCTGGACCGCGCTCTGCAGCCGGTTCCGGCAGGGGGCACCGGGGAGTTGTACATCGCGGGTGCGGGGTTGGCTCGTGGCTACTTCGGGCGTCCGGACCTGACGGCGGAGCGGTTCGTGGCCGACCCCTACGGCCCGGCCGGAACCCGTATGTACCGCACCGGCGACCTGGCCCGCTGGTCGGGCGACGGGCTGCTGGAGTTCGTCGGCCGCGTCGACGACCAGGTGAAGATACGCGGCTACCGTATCGAACTCGGGGAGATCGAGGCGGTGTTGAGCCGCTTCGCCGGGCTGGCGCAGGTCGCGGTCGTGGCCCGTGAGGACCGGTCGGGCGACAAACGCCTCCTGGCCTACGTCGTCGCCGAGACCGCCGACGCCACTTTGGACGCCGAAGCCCTGCGCACGCATGCGGCCGGTCTGCTGCCCGAGTACATGGTCCCCTCAGCATTCGTGGTCCTCGACCAGCTCCCGCTGACCACCAACGGCAAGCTGGACCGGCGGGCCCTGCCCGCCCCCGACGCACCCGCGAAGACCGGCACCGGACGCGGCCCGCGCACCCCGCGCGAAGAGATCCTGTGCGGCCTGTTCGCCGAAGTCCTGGGCGTACCCACCGTCGGCATCGACGACGACTTCCTCGCACTCGGCGGCCACTCCCTCCTCGCCACCCGCCTGGCCAGCCGCATCCGATCGACCCTGGGCGTCGAACTTGCGGTACCGACCCTCTTCGAGGCCCCCACCGTCGCCACCCTGGCCGACCGGCTCACGGAGGCGGACGCGGCCAGGCCTGCGCTGACCGCGATGGAGCGTCCCGCGAGGATCCCGCTGTCCGCCGCGCAGAACCGCCTCTGGTTCCTCAACAACCTGGAAAGGACGAGGGCCACTTACGTCCTGCCGCTCGCCGTACGCCTTTCAGGTGATCTCGATCGAGCGGCTCTGGAAGCGGCGATAGCCGACGTGATCGGCCGGCACGAGACGCTGCGGACGGTGTTCCCGGAGGTCGACGGAGAGCCTCAGCAGCTCATTCTGGAGCCCGATCAGGTCCGCCCCGAGCTTCCTGTGGTGGAAGTCGAGGCGGCGAACCTCGACGAGGCACTTCGAGCCGCGGGCAACACCGCCTTCGATGTCACCGTCGATCTGCCGTTGCGGGCCAGCCTGTTCACCACCGGTCCGGAGCATCACGTCCTGCTCCTGGTCCAGCATCACATCGCGAACGACGGCTCGTCGCTGGCCCCGCTGGCCCGTGACATCAGCCTTGCTTACGCCGCACGGTGCGCGGGTACGGCCCCGGCCTGGTCGCCCTTGCCCGTGCAGTACGCGGACTTCACGTTGTGGCAGCGCGAGCTCCTCGGCTCGGAGGACGATCCCGACTCCTCGGTGAGTCGGCAGCTCGCCTTCTGGAAGGCCGCCTTGGACGGCGTGCCCGACCAGCTGGAGCTGCCCTTCGACCGCCCTCGCCCGAAGGTGGCCGACTACCGCGGCGACACCGCCCCGATCAGGATCGACGCCGACCTGCACCGTGCCCTGCTCGGTCTCGCCCGGGAGACGAACACCACCCTGTTCATGGTCCTCCAGGCCGCCCTCGCCACCCTGCTCAGCCGGCTCGGCGCGGGCTCCGACATCCCCCTCGGAACCCCCGTCGCCGGCCGCACCGACGAAGCACTCGACGACCTCGTCGGCTTCTTCGTCAACACCCTGGTCCTGCGCAACGACACCTCGGGAAACCCGACCTTCCGAGAACTCCTCGCCCGGACCCGCGCGACCGACCTGGCCGCCTACTCCCACCAGGACGTCCCGTTCGAACGCCTGGTGGAGATCCTCAACCCGGAGCGGTCGCTGGCCCGCAACCCCCTGTTCCAGGTCATGCTGGTGATGCACAGCACCGCGGCCCCCGTTTTCGAGCTGCCCGGTCTGTCGGCCGTCGCCGAAGACCTCACCAAAGACGTGACCAGCTTCGATCTGACCTTCAATTTCTACGAGGTCGTGGACGGCGCCGGGGAACCCGCGGGGCTCGACGGCTTCCTGGAGTACCGGACCGATCTGTCCGACGCTGGCACGGCGGAGCGGTTCATCGAGGGTCTCCGGCTGCTGTTGGCGGCCGTCGCCGAGCGACCCGACCTTCCGATCAGCGCCGCCGAACTGCTCTCCCCGGCCGAGCGGAGCGAACTGCTCGCCGAGGGGGCAGGCGGGCCGGCACCCGAACACCGCTTCTTCAGCGACCTGTTCCAGGAGCAGGCGGCGCTTCGCCCCGACGCACCGGCGCTGGAGCACGAAGGCACCGTGCTCACCTATGCCGAGTTGAACACGCGGGCCAACCAGGTGGCCCGCCTGCTGATCGCGCACGGGGTCGGCCCCGAGCAACTGGTGGCCGTGGCGGTGCCCCGGTCGGTGGAGATGGTGGCGGCACTGCTGGGCATCCTGAAGGCCGGCGCCGCCTTCCTGCCCGTCGATCCGGAGTATCCGGCGGACCGCATCGCGTTCATGCTCGAGGACGCGGCCCCGGTCCGGGTGCTCACCAGCCGGGAGATGGCCGGACGGCTCCCCCGGGGTGGCCCCGCCACCGTGGTCCTCGACGACCCCGCGACCCTGGCCGGACTCGACGGTGCCGATCCCACGGACGCCGAGCGGACCGCCCGGCTCCGGACCGACGGACTGGCGTACACCGTGTACACGTCGGGCTCGACGGGCCGCCCCAAGGGCGTGGCCGTCACCCACCGCGGTATCTGTGCGCTGGCCGCCACGGTGGCGGAGAAGTACCAGGTCCGGCCGGACGACCGGGTCCTGCAGTTGGCCTCGATCAGCTTCGACATGGCGTTCGAGGACTTCATCCGGGCGTTCTGCTTCGGCGCGACCCTCGTCGTCCCCTCGCCCGGCCCCCTGGTCGGGGACGCTCTCGGCGACTATCTGGAGCAGCGCCGGATCTCCTGCGCCGACATGCCGCCCAGTGTGCTCGCCACCCTGCCTGCCCGGCCCTTCCCCGCCCTGCGGGTGCTGAGCGTCGGCGGCGAGGCGTGTCCCCCCGCCCTGACCGCGCGCTGGGCGGACGGCCGGCGGATGCTGAACCTCTACGGCCCCACCGAGTCGACGATCTCGGCGACGGCCAGCGAGCCGCTGTCCGGTACCGATCCGTCCGCCTCGACCCCGATCGGAGCCCCGGTGAGGGGCGCCCGGGCGTACGTCCTGGACGAGCGGCTGCGGCTGGCTCCACGAGGTGTGCCAGGTGAGCTGTACATCGCCGGCACGGGCGTGGCCCGCGGGTATCTGCGTCGCCCGGGCCTGACGGCGGAGCGGTTCGTCGCCGACCCGTTCGGACCGGCCGGCAGTCGTATGTACCGCACCGGTGACCTGGTGCGGTGGCGTGGTGACGGCCAGCTCGAGTTCGTCGGCCGGGCGGACGACCAGGTGAAGATCCGCGGCTTCCGCATCGAGCTGGGCGAGATCGAGGCGGTGCTGGGTCGTCACCCGGCCGTGTCACAGGTCGCGGTCGTGGTGCGCGAGGACCAGCCGGGTGACAAGCGCCTGGTGGGATATGTGGTGGCCGAGGCCGGAAGCGGTGGGGCGGGCGCGGATGCCCTGCGTGCTCACGCGGGCGGATCGCTGCCGGAGTTCATGGTCCCCTCGGCGTTCGTGATGCTGGACAGTCTGCCGTTGACGACGAACGGCAAGCTGGACCGGCGGGCTCTGCCGGCGCCCGTGTACGAGGCGGGGGTGAGCGGTCGTGGTGCGCGGACTCCGCTGGAGGAGATTCTGTGCGGGCTGTTCGCCGAGATCCTGGACGTCCCGGCGGTGGGTATCGACGACAGCTTCTTCGAGCTGGGCGGCCACTCTCTGCTCGCGACCCGGGTGGTCAGCCGGATCAGGTCGGTCCTGGGTGTCGAGCTGGCGGTGCGGACCTTGTTCGAGGCGCCCACGGTCGCGGAGCTGACGGGTCGGGTCGCGGAGGCGGAGGCGGGTACGGCCCGGCCGGCGCTGACCGTGGTGGAGCGTCCGGAACTGGTTCCGCTGTCGCCGGCGCAGAACCGGCTGTGGTTCCTGAACAAGCTGGAAGGCCCGAGTGCCACCTACAACGTCCCGATGGCGTTCCGGATCACCGGACACCTGGACGCGGATGTCCTCGAACAGGCACTGAACGACGTGGTGGTACGGCACGAGAGCCTGCGCACGGTCTTCCGGGAGATCGACGGGATCCCGGCCCAGACAGTCCTGGCAGCGGACGCCGTAGACCTGACACTGCATCACGTCTGCTGCGACGAAAAGGACATCACTGCGACGCTGCGGTCGGCCGGGCAGTACGTCTTCGACC
The window above is part of the Streptomyces sp. NBC_01428 genome. Proteins encoded here:
- a CDS encoding non-ribosomal peptide synthetase, with protein sequence MHTADAVDSFEGASFESHVALVGDSVPAAFATQALRSLDAVAVRCAGRELSYRELDEQANQLAHRLTGLDVGPETPVAVLMERSVDLVVALLAVLKAGGFYLPLHSGYPLERMQWIVDETSAPVLLTDRAMRDRGVPNTGALVVVDEDEHLAGLPVGDLGIESRPEQLAYVMYTSGSTGRPKGVAVTHRDVLDLVVDGMFGAGAHERVLMVAPYAFDPSTYELWVPLLHGGRTVITPEGDLSVATLARLIAEEEITGLQVTAGLFRVMAEEDPGCFAGVREVITGGDVISPTAVQRVLEHCPGTVVRSTYGPTETTLFATQAPWVVADEVPAPIPVGRPLDGMRAHVLDRALQPVPAGGTGELYIAGAGLARGYFGRPDLTAERFVADPYGPAGTRMYRTGDLARWSGDGLLEFVGRVDDQVKIRGYRIELGEIEAVLSRFAGLAQVAVVAREDRSGDKRLLAYVVAETADATLDAEALRTHAAGLLPEYMVPSAFVVLDQLPLTTNGKLDRRALPAPDAPAKTGTGRGPRTPREEILCGLFAEVLGVPTVGIDDDFLALGGHSLLATRLASRIRSTLGVELAVPTLFEAPTVATLADRLTEADAARPALTAMERPARIPLSAAQNRLWFLNNLERTRATYVLPLAVRLSGDLDRAALEAAIADVIGRHETLRTVFPEVDGEPQQLILEPDQVRPELPVVEVEAANLDEALRAAGNTAFDVTVDLPLRASLFTTGPEHHVLLLVQHHIANDGSSLAPLARDISLAYAARCAGTAPAWSPLPVQYADFTLWQRELLGSEDDPDSSVSRQLAFWKAALDGVPDQLELPFDRPRPKVADYRGDTAPIRIDADLHRALLGLARETNTTLFMVLQAALATLLSRLGAGSDIPLGTPVAGRTDEALDDLVGFFVNTLVLRNDTSGNPTFRELLARTRATDLAAYSHQDVPFERLVEILNPERSLARNPLFQVMLVMHSTAAPVFELPGLSAVAEDLTKDVTSFDLTFNFYEVVDGAGEPAGLDGFLEYRTDLSDAGTAERFIEGLRLLLAAVAERPDLPISAAELLSPAERSELLAEGAGGPAPEHRFFSDLFQEQAALRPDAPALEHEGTVLTYAELNTRANQVARLLIAHGVGPEQLVAVAVPRSVEMVAALLGILKAGAAFLPVDPEYPADRIAFMLEDAAPVRVLTSREMAGRLPRGGPATVVLDDPATLAGLDGADPTDAERTARLRTDGLAYTVYTSGSTGRPKGVAVTHRGICALAATVAEKYQVRPDDRVLQLASISFDMAFEDFIRAFCFGATLVVPSPGPLVGDALGDYLEQRRISCADMPPSVLATLPARPFPALRVLSVGGEACPPALTARWADGRRMLNLYGPTESTISATASEPLSGTDPSASTPIGAPVRGARAYVLDERLRLAPRGVPGELYIAGTGVARGYLRRPGLTAERFVADPFGPAGSRMYRTGDLVRWRGDGQLEFVGRADDQVKIRGFRIELGEIEAVLGRHPAVSQVAVVVREDQPGDKRLVGYVVAEAGSGGAGADALRAHAGGSLPEFMVPSAFVMLDSLPLTTNGKLDRRALPAPVYEAGVSGRGARTPLEEILCGLFAEILDVPAVGIDDSFFELGGHSLLATRVVSRIRSVLGVELAVRTLFEAPTVAELTGRVAEAEAGTARPALTVVERPELVPLSPAQNRLWFLNKLEGPSATYNVPMAFRITGHLDADVLEQALNDVVVRHESLRTVFREIDGIPAQTVLAADAVDLTLHHVCCDEKDITATLRSAGQYVFDLSVEPPLRATLFTVGPRQRVLLLLMHHIASDGASMGPLGRDLEIAFGARLQGRAPTWPALPVQYADYTLWQRDLLGAEEDPHSLVRKQLGHWKTALEGSPDRLELPFDRPRPKVAGHRGDMVPLQMGPELHRTLVDLARATNTTVFMVLQAAVATLLSRLGAGSDIPIGTPSAGRTDEALDDLVGLFLNTLVLRTDTSGNPTFRELLERVRKTALTAYMHQDVPFERVVEAVNPTRSLSWHPLFQVMVVLQNTGGHELSLPGLVTNAEDVFSTRTAKFDLGFILNEHYEADSRPAGLDGMLEYNTDVFEQGTAERTVAQLVRVLTQLSTAPDRRIGEADLLSETERGRLMELSAGAEAREGLGAASVPAAFAAQAQRTPDAVAVRCAGRELSYRELDQQANQLAHRLVGLGVGPEAPVAVLMERSVDLVVALLAVLKAGAFYLPLHSGYPLERMQWIADETSAPVLITDRAMRDRGLPNTGALVVVDEDQELAGLPVSDPGIESRPEQLAYVMYTSGSTGRPKGVAVTHRDILDLTVDGMFGAGAHERVLLLASYAFDPSTYAFWVPLLHGGRTVITPEGELDVAELARIIIEEQITGLDITAGLFRLMAEENPGCFAGVREVITGGDLISPTAVRRVLEHCPDTVVRCAYGPTETTLFATQAPWTTTDTVPAPIPVGRPLDGMRAYILDTNLQTVPAGVTGELHLAGTGLARGYFRRPDLTAERFIADPYGPAGTRMYRTGDLARWSPQGLLEFAGRADDQVKIRGYRIELGEIEAVLSRTPGLAQVAVIAREDQPGDKRLVGYVVAEPGRGEQVDVEAVRAQMADQLPEYMVPSAFVVLDRLPLTTNGKVDRRALPAPDLPTTAGTGRGPRTPREEILCGLFAEVLGVPAVGIDDNFFALGGHSLLAPRLVSRIRTTLNVELPVTALFETPTIAALVGGLDRTPGSSSGDSFGVLLPLRTEGDLDPLFCVHPAIGLSWAYSGLLRHLDRQQPLYGLQARKFSDPDAAAPGVEEMVEDYLNEIRSVQPSGPYSLLGWSFGGIVAHAIAVRLQEEGEEVALLAMMDSYLPTDGWESERLSYDSPEVLSAIAESVGHDPTSPDSPLAGLGADGLSSLVEVFVDIANLSERISVGKFMGDILFFAAAAEKAGSELAPEVWSPHTNGRVEVHAIDCVHGAMTQPRPLSEIGQILAAKLAGSAGNQGKA